In Pristiophorus japonicus isolate sPriJap1 chromosome 2, sPriJap1.hap1, whole genome shotgun sequence, one genomic interval encodes:
- the rab27b gene encoding ras-related protein Rab-27B, translating into MTDGDYDYLIKLLALGDSGVGKTTFLYRYTENKFNPKFVTTVGIDFREKRLEHHVGRDSNGKTDNTFKIHLQLWDTAGQERFRSLTTAFFRDAMGFLLIFDLTSQQSFLNVRNWISQLQANAYCENPDVVLVGNKADLSEQREVQETQAKELADKYGIPYFETSAATGAGIDKSIIALLDLIMKRMEQCVDKSQIPDSVNGGAGQKLDTANPNEKKCAC; encoded by the exons ATGACTGATGGGGATTACGATTATCTGATCAAGCTCCTGGCTCTCGGGGACTCGGGGGTTGGTAAGACCACGTTTCTCTACCGGTACACAGAGAATAAGTTCAACCCCAAGTTTGTCACCACAGTGGGAATTGACTTCCGGGAAAAGAGACTG GAGCACCATGTTGGAAGAGACTCAAATGGTAAAACAGACAACACCTTTAAAATCCATCTCCAACTATGGGATACAGCTGGGCAGGAAAG GTTCCGGAGCCTCACCACAGCCTTTTTCAgagatgccatgggatttttattgATCTTTGACTTAACGAGTCAACAGAGTTTTCTGAATGTGAGAAACTGGATAA GCCAGCTTCAAGCAAATGCATATTGTGAAAATCCAGACGTGGTTTTAGTTGGAAACAAAGCGGATTTGTCCGAACAGAGGGAGGTACAGGAGACGCAAGCAAAAGAGCTAGCAGACAAATACGG GATTCCCTACTTTGAAACTAGTGCTGCCACTGGAGCCGGCATTGATAAATCTATAATCGCATTGCTGGACTTAATCATGaaacgaatggagcagtgtgtcgaCAAGAGTCAAATACCTGATTCAGTCAATGGAGGAGCCGGCCAAAAACTCGACACTGCCAACCCAAACGAGAAAAAGTGTGCCTGCTAG